Part of the Antechinus flavipes isolate AdamAnt ecotype Samford, QLD, Australia chromosome 2, AdamAnt_v2, whole genome shotgun sequence genome is shown below.
gaagaaaaagagaggaaagagaaaaggaaaagggaaagagatgaaaagggggaagagaaagagaggaaagaggaaaggaaacgAGAGGCAAGGGAGAGATGAAGGATGAAAGAgagtaaagagaaaagggaatgagaggatgagaggaaaagaagaggtggTTAAAGACGAGATATGTAGAAAAGGGTACAATGGGATACataggaagagggggagaaaagagagaaaagaaaaaaacgcaaggaggaaagagaaggaagaaggataaGCATGATAGTGAtcgaaggaagggagagaaacagaacGGAGGAAGATATTGGGTAGAAGAGATGGGATGGGAAAACAGAATTgtataaagaaggagaaagaggaaagaagagatcgaggtgagacagaagagagagaaggaaaagaagagagctGGAAACGGGAATCCAGCAGATGGGTCCCGGGTGTCTGTCTCGGAGCAAGCCCCTCCGAGGAGTCGCAGAGCCCCCCTCCCTTTGGCTTGCTGACCCCAGCCGCTCTGAGGCTGGCGCGAGGTCCGCTTACCTGGGCTGGCGCGAGGGTCTCTGCCTCTCCTAGCGGGAGAGCGAGCGGCAGGCAGGGCAGGGACACCCACACCCAGCCCtgcacctccccccaccccacggCCACTCGCGACAAAAGCGCAGAGACCGAGACTGAGGCGTCGATTGGGGAGGACGCCGGAGCCCGATCGGGAGGGAGCCGGAGCCGCGGCTTTGCTGCAGGTCTGAACGGCCCCGGCGAGAACAAGAGCGAGACGGAGCGGCGGGGTGGAGGGCGGGGGGAGCGAGAGAGGGAGGCGGGGGAGGAGGAGGCTCCGCCtgcagaggaaggagggggaggaggaggaggaggaggagagggaggaagagaaaccggagagagggagggaaaagaagaaaaagagggagaaggggaaggggaaaaaaaaggggggcgTAGAGGAGGAGGAGCCggctcctctttttcttcccaataGACCCTCACCTGGTGGGGactcttcccccctttccccccgcCCTAGCCATTATGGCCGtgtttcctcctctcttccccccccccccccccccccgcctgtGGAAAGGCGCATACAGATGCCGTGCCCCCGCACCCCTACTCGGGGCCAGATTTCAGGTAGAGGGTGACCCTCAGCCATACTTGGGGCATCACTTCGGGGACAGCTCGGGGAGCGCAGACTTCGGGGTGTCTAGATTGCGGGGGGGATTTGGGAGGAGGAACGGGTCCCGAGAGACACAGCAGTCTTTAGGgactgtatccagagagagggccCAAGGGGTCGGAATGGACCCGGGAAGGACGTGATTTCCTGGGGCGGCGATCCGGAGGAAAAGGAGCCTGCGTTTCGGGACGGTCACCCTCGGTAGTCAGCACGTGGGGCGACTGCCCCCTGGTGGTAGACGCGGGGAAGTTAACATCTCAGAGCGGGATGGTGCAGACAGAGCGGAACTCGTAACGGGGAGAAGGGGGTGTTCTCTCCTCCATACTTCCCACTCTTCCAGCTGAGGTCattctccctcccatttcccaAAGACCATTCACTGGTCCTCTTCAGATGGAGAGAAATAGGACAATGTTCTAGACTGGTGCAAATTTTGTGGCAAATGCAAGCGTTGAAGGGTAAAGACTAATCCTCAGACTTCTAGGTAGTGACCCCAACATCTAAAAGTCATGCTTTGGGATCTTCCACCTAGCCTGAGAGATCAGGAAGCAGAGCCCTCTTCCACCCTCTTCTCCTCTTAAGCCACTAGctcccaagaaaacccaacagCACAATAATAGGTAAAACTAagtcagatttttatttttttccatagaccacatcatttaataataaaaaaaataaaaataaaaattgaacagAAGGAAAAGGTGGATATAAAGTGGAACTTGTGGGCCAGGTGAAGGCTGAAGGGCAAGACTGGGAAAGACTTCAGGAACTGCAGGGGCCTGGGACTTTGGAGGAGAGATGCTGATTCAGCTCATAGGTGCCCCAGTCCTGACCCCAGCTATTCCTGAGGGGAGCTGAGAAAGGAGAGGGTAAGAGGGAACAAGttataaggaaaatgaaagacaGGAGATAGGGATGAGGGAGATGTGGAGGATGCTGAGTCCCCTGGCTGCTTCCCATAGTTAAGATTAACCTTtacccccacccccctccccccaaaatgggTCTTATCCTACACAGATCCAGAAATGGGGTTTGGGGAAAAGGCTGAAGGGCACATGGGGCAGCACACAGCCACTTCTCCCCCTCTGTTCTGTGAACAAAAAGAGGGACACGCTTCAGCACGGGTAATTCTGTGCAATACCCTCAGGAGTCAAGGTGGTGGCAGTGTGCCCATTCAGTTGTGGCTCTTACCCCCCACCAGCAGGGTGGCTGATGCCTGAGGCTTTCCTTAGGGTAGGGGAAAGCTAGCGGCGCCCACCCCTGTCACGCACTGGGGTGCTGCGGCTGCGGCTTCGACTGTGCCTTTTGGTGTCCCGACGATCCCTCTCACGGCCCCTTTCCCGATCCCGATCCCCCCGGTCCCTCTCCCGTTCCcgctctctttccctctctcggCTGTGCTCGCGACGTTTCTCCCTCTCTAGCTGCCTGCTCCGCTCTCGCTCTGCCTCCTTCTCCCGTTCTTTctgttcttcttcttcctgtTCTTTTCGCCGTTTCTCACGCTCTTTGGCCCGCTCGGCTCGCTCAGCCTCCTTCTGAACAATCTGTGGAGCACGCAGGGGGAGTTAAAGAGTGTCTGCTGCCTGTGCTTTTTAGCAGAGTGACTATGCCCATTCCTGTAACCCTGCCAATTACTCCTTTTCCAGGGCCCTTGGGCCATCTCCAGTTTTTATAAAAGAGAACACTAACCTGGCAGTCAGTCAGAGGAAGCCAGTAGATGCAGGGTGCTGCCTTGGTCTTACGGAACAAGTCATCAAGCAGCTTGGCAGGTGGTTCCTCCTGGGCTTTTTCTGTACAGACAGTGAATGGTTAGATTCTGGGTGTGTCTGGCCCTGATAGGTGGGTACACCTGCCACAGTCTAGCGGCTAGGGACGTATAGCTCAAGCAATACCTTTCTTTTCGCTCTTCTTCTCTTTGGACTTGGCTCGTTCCTTGCGGCGGCGGTCACGGGAGCGAGATCGGGAACGGGGTCCTTCACGAACCTTGTCCCGGTCCCACTCCCGTTCTGAGCGAGTACGTTCCCGTCGCTCCATCTCTCGCTCCCGCTCTGCCCACTGCTCCCGCACTGCCCGCTCCTGCTCCCTCTGCTCTGCCCTTGGATGATGAGGTGGCTGGGCTGGGGGCGGGGGCGGAGGGTGCAGGGGCCGTGGGCCTCCCTGCTCCTCAGTTTTAGGCTCAGAGGGTCGATCTGGCAAGAGGCCTCGGTGAAAGTCCAGCTGTTGATAAAGGCAAATAAATAGTGGGAGTGAAAACTCTCTTGCTTAGGTAAATCTCAGTGGCGTCTCTTCAGCAATTGTTATGAGATCAACTATGggagaaaaatctttctcttacTAAAATGTCAGGGAAAATCCTCAATGAAAGGACTCTGGTGCTCTGGGTCCTCAGAATATGGGAAGATAAGATGCCCacctcttttttatctttttctttctaggtttCATACCTCATCCTGCTCTGCATAATCAGCACAGAGGAATTTGGGATTGCTCTGGGGCCATTTAACTCCATGCAGAGCTGTTCGAGTGGCAACAGCTTCCTCTACTGTTGAATACTGATAAAAGAGTAGAGAAAATGATCACTTATATAAACCTTCAGTTCAGTCACCATCCTATATCCAAGACCAGATCCCAAAGGACCCCAATAACTCTCTCCAGAGAGTTCTCCTTCCTCACCGTGACATAGCAATGAGATTTGATTTTATCTATCCAAAAGGCTTCTTCCACAAGGGTTCCTGTACGACCCAGCAACTCCTTCAATTGGCCTAAGGTGAAAGGACGAACCTGCCGATGAAAATGGGATTCAAGagtcacaaaggaaaaaagggcTGAAAGGTAGTCATTCTTAGGATTTCTCCAGACCCTGTAGGAGTTCAGGCAGAATGCTTGGGAATGAATAATCTTTGGTAAGAGGTGGGGATAGAAAAGACTTACCAAATTGGAGATATGGACAATGTTATTGATCTTGCCCCGAGGTGGTGAGGGCACCTGGGCTGTACGGACAGGATCATCAATTGTGATAGACACACCAGACTTCTGCTGGCTGATTGAACGCCGGGTCAGAGTGTCTCCCAGGGTcactgcaaaaacaaaaaacaggaatGGCTGTCAGCAATAATCACACATATAACTATATGATTATTACTTTCTCTGGTACACCTTTTTAATcacctttttttacttcatgCTCCACAGGTGGAGGCAAGGCAACTTCTACAGAAACCTGGGGTGCTTCAGGGGGCTCAACTTCAggctctttttcttcctcctcttcttcacgTTGTCCATTTTCCTGGCCCTCTGCTGGCACCACCTATAGAAGGGGAGAGTAAGAAAACATCAGGGGCTTGGAGGCATTTCCTAACAAGCGCGTCATGTCCATGACCCTGACTCTTTCtggtgaagaagggaggaatggtAGATCTCAGAAGCTGTTTCTAAAATGCTAGGAATGATGTTAAATGAGGCTTGTCATCTGTCCCTATTTGTGATAGATACTGAATCAATGGAAAAGGAGACacagttcaaattctgactcctACCTCAACTGCCACCCTGTTCCCAGCCACTTCCAAATAAGGAGCCTCTCCATAACCTGGCTCCTTAGCACACCAAGCCTTTTACCTGAGTAACGGTCCGGCATATCTTCAGCCCCTTGTCGTGGGTTCCATCCTCACCATTACGTTCTGTCTCATCTTCAGAAATCCTTGAGTCATCAGCATGTAGATCCACAATGGCCTCCTGCCCCGCCAGGGGTTTGATGTCGGGGATAAGGCTCTGGGACACAGATACCCCCCCACCCCGTTACACTGGGCCCACGTCTACTCCCacctccccacctcccacccctcaGGCTTTTCCCACCTCACCTTGAGAGACTCAGTGGTGATACTGATGGAGGGCTTCTTCTGTGTGGTGGCTGTGCTAGCCCCCCAACGCCGCTTCCGTCCTGGTTGTCCTCCTTCTGTGTCACTGTTTCCAGCTGGTACCCCTTTGGTAGCCGCTATCCCCAAGAAACAAGGCTCAATTGTGAGATGGTCAGGACCTTTATATTGGTTCCCTCTGTAACCCCACTGATCAATCTTTAATTTGGGATTTTTATCACATTTAAACTAAGGCAAACCACCTTAGGGAATTATAGAAAACTTGTCGTCAGAGTAAACAAGTAGAACTACCTCCTGATTAAAATAAACTACCTACCTGTATTTAAAAGCAACAAATCATAATTTGTTTGGTGGGGGCTATGTGAAAAGGAAAATCCCTAAGCAGTTAAGCTTTTCAAATGGAGGtagaaatgacatttaaaattgTGGGGAAGAAAGGGACAAGAGATATATGGTTGTACTGGggctcagaatttaaaaaaaaacaaaaaaccaccacAACTGCTATTTATTAAACCCTCTGTGAGATCTTCACTAATCTCTGGCTCTAGGAACTTAAGTGTTTGAAGGAATATACCCCTCTCTACATACAACTTTAAGTACTAAAACTGCAAAGAACAAGAAAGGAGAGACAGTGAATGGACAGTAGGATATAAAACATTTCATTGTATATGTCTGTGGGCAAAGAAGTAATAAATCTTACTATTACTTGGAAAGTGGCTTAAGTGTAAGGAGTTCAATGGAACCAGAGAAATAGCAAAAACTCATACTCTTGGAGGACAAAGACGCAAAGCAATAGAGACGTATTATCTGCTCCAACACAAACTCTGGTTGCTATAGAATCCCTAAACATCAGTGATTTAAGTCTGGACTTACAGACAACGGAGATCTTCCTCTTGAAGGATTTGGGCATCGAGCTCTGtatagagaagagaaggggaaaaaaagagaaagagacacaccccacagagagggggggaagaggtTAGATGAGGGTAGTTTCAGCACAGGCTCCAGAGACAcagagtaagagagacagagacagacagagagaccaaAACAGAAGCGGCAAACGGCAAAAACGGAAGCGGAACCGATGCaagttagagaaaaaaacaaaaccaaacgtCACATCGGGGAAAGGTCCGTCCAGTCCACACCATGCCTGCATATTAGCTTTACCAGAAATAAGTTGAAAAGAAGACTTTTAGGGTGTAGTAGCTTTCCCCGCTCTTCAAAGATGTTGCCATGCCCCCTTCATAGTCCTTCTGGGTTGAGACATACCTGCCCAGATTCTGAGGCCACTGCCTCAATTGCCCAGAGTTGGCTGATGCAGTCCTCCTTGCCCCCTATTAACTCAGGTTAAaaatgaaggaacaaagaaagcCAACTTTGGGATGGGAAAGGCCTTAAGgatcttcattttcctccttttaatgACCAAGCAGTCTACCAATGAAAAAGACTTTAATCCCTCATGTATAAACTATTTTGCTTGTGTCCTATTTGCAAGATGCTTTTGTACTATAGAAGGTTGGATTCCAAAGATTTGTTACCTAAAGTCCTGATATCTTTTGGAGGAAGGAAGCCCGAGACCAACTTGACTGGAGGTGAGTGAAGTAACAATTGTAGAAAGGTCTTGAAAGGGACAGCCTTTTATCACCTGGAACCTCCCTCAGCATCTTACTTGGCCCCCTGAGGGACTTACCATTCCTTCTCCAACCAGGACTCACGCCTTATGGGCTTTAACTGAGGACTAGAAGGTGGCTTTGAGACaactccctttctcttcccaaaGGAAAGGGACTATGAGCAGAGCAGAAGGGAAAGGATAAGAATAGGGGACAGAGTGGAGAACCTTTATATTTGCATGCTTATTTCTGGAAAAACTAAGGCCACCCTTCTAAAGGGTAGAGCAGGACTCTTGACAAAATCTCTTCTTTCCACCTCCCTCCCCAACCCTGCTTCTGTCATCTAACCAAGTCTCCTTGGTCTCCGTTAAGGGCCAGCCTGACCCCAGCCGGGCCGCTCTCGACGGGAAAgttagtgagaaaaaaaaaaagtcttaattaaaacaggaaaaacatgaaccaaataaataaaatcaataaagaaatcagaaaattaaagaaaaaagggaaaaaataaaataaagatttttgggggaaaaagaaaaaaaaagaagaaaataaataaattaggaataTGACAAATGTTccaggtaccatctcacacctggGATCTTCAGTTCAGCCAATCGCACCTCACTGTGTACTGTATCTAGTCAACCGCCGGTCCAATCAGAATGAGCCCTCCCTGCTAGGCGCTGTGCAATTGGTGGGGGGTTGGGTTGGCAAAAAAGGTGAGTGCACGGCGTGGTGGTCGGCGGCAGAGCCACAGTCCTCCCGGGGGGCGAAGGGGGGGGCAAGGGGAAAAATTGGGGGGGGCAGTGCCCAGTCTCCAAGATGTCAGACAGTTCAGTGGTGGTGCCCGGGCTCAGCGAGGGGCAGAGGGGGAAAATGAGGGGAGAGACAGCAGTCCCAGCCCTGTATGGGCACCATCTTGTAGTCCCTGATGAGGAGGTGGCCACTGAATGGCAGGAGTGGCTCATGCCCTGGATTATGAGAGGCAGGCATGGCCCCCAGGTCCACCAGTGACAAACTGCAGCAATAACAACACTCAAAGATTTGCAATCCAGGTGACAGATGACTCCAGGgtctctttttcctctgcctGCAACTAGGTGGGGAGGCTTTTGATCAGATGTGGCCATGGCGCCTCAGATGAAGGTGCCCCTGGAATTGGGTAGGTAGACATTCCAGGTGAAGAATGACAACTGTAAGGCCAGGCTGCTTTTCTTCTCAAGAGGGTGTGGCTTTGCCTCAGAGAGCTCCAGCTGGGACAGTGGCTCCAGTCAGGTGGATGGATGGGTCCAGGCCCCTGCCTCCAAGGATGGAGAAGTGGTAAGAGCTGCCAGCATACTACCCTCCACCATGTGTAGCCAGGGACCAGAGGAAAGTCCATCTGACGAGTGAGCAGTGATGTAGTAGACTGGGATGTCACCAGCATTAAGTCCCTGGGGCTTAGACCTTTGACCTTCTGCAGGATCCTCAGTTGTTGAAGCTTATTCTGAGGGCCCCACTTTGGTATCTTAAAGCCTGCTGCCATGTCCACACATGGCTCTTTAGGGAGGTTTTGTTGCCCTAGAAAGGGAATCCAACAGTCTGTAGAAAACAAGGAAGCCCCCAGCAGAGGCATATGGATAGGGGCCCCAGCACTGACAAAAGTTCTTCTTGAGGCATCCCAAGTAGGGAAATGGCACAAGTCCGCCCCTTTCCAGATGCTCTTTGCTTTCTGAATACAAGTCTTTCCTGAACAGTACTCTTCCGGCCCCCTGCTGTAGGCAGGACAGGGAGGCAGGTGTGGGGGGCCCCCCCCAGGAGCCCACATACAACAACCCCCCTTCTGGCCGAGGCACCAGGATAGCAGACTCGGCTCTTACTGGGCAGCTCAGTAGCAGCGGGTGGGTCCAGAGGAGGAGACAGCAGCAGCAATTGGCCAGTTGGGCAGGGTTATATTTTACGGGCGGATTACCGTACATGAGGTACTTGGACAAAGTTTTACGGGGAAGAAGGACCTTGTAATAAATAATATTCTGCACATCAAATCACTTTCACCGGCCCCCACCCCCGCAACACACACCAGAGAAAGGCTACACACACAACAATCCCACCCACCCTGTGCCCCCAGCTCCCAAACCCAGCTAAGACTTTCTCTATCACTACAACAGCCAAGGAGATTTTGCTGGCTTGGATTGGGGCAGTCCTTGAATTGGATGGATGGC
Proteins encoded:
- the ACIN1 gene encoding apoptotic chromatin condensation inducer in the nucleus isoform X5 — its product is MSPADRCRSSNTIEPATTSSLALLLLLLLLQRDWPSQPGVCQGDKQHFQGEKKKSMLSESKEGEEKEEVTMETAENRPENEVPEPPMPIADAASNEERPEGNAEDEEKKESSMPKSFKRKISVVSATKGVPAGNSDTEGGQPGRKRRWGASTATTQKKPSISITTESLKSLIPDIKPLAGQEAIVDLHADDSRISEDETERNGEDGTHDKGLKICRTVTQVVPAEGQENGQREEEEEEKEPEVEPPEAPQVSVEVALPPPVEHEVKKVTLGDTLTRRSISQQKSGVSITIDDPVRTAQVPSPPRGKINNIVHISNLVRPFTLGQLKELLGRTGTLVEEAFWIDKIKSHCYVTYSTVEEAVATRTALHGVKWPQSNPKFLCADYAEQDELDFHRGLLPDRPSEPKTEEQGGPRPLHPPPPPPAQPPHHPRAEQREQERAVREQWAEREREMERRERTRSEREWDRDKVREGPRSRSRSRDRRRKERAKSKEKKSEKKEKAQEEPPAKLLDDLFRKTKAAPCIYWLPLTDCQIVQKEAERAERAKEREKRRKEQEEEEQKEREKEAERERSRQLEREKRREHSRERERERERERDRGDRDRERGRERDRRDTKRHSRSRSRSTPVRDRGGRR